One segment of Brassica napus cultivar Da-Ae chromosome C3, Da-Ae, whole genome shotgun sequence DNA contains the following:
- the LOC111204593 gene encoding threonine--tRNA ligase, chloroplastic/mitochondrial 2 codes for MASSRSLLLSSSFLSKPSSFTSSLRRFVYLPSPTPRFYPKRHGFSTVFSVVTEPAAIYSTAPKKSEPATVPLPSNDSSDKLLKIRHTCAHVMAMAVQKLFPDAKVTIGPWIDNGFYYDFDMEPLTDKDLKRIKKEMDRIISRNLPLLREEVTREEAQRRIMAINEPYKMEILESIEEEPITVYHIGNEWWDLCAGPHVETTGKINKKAVELESVAGAYWRGDEKRQMLQRIYGTAWESEEQLKAYLHFKEEAKRRDHRRIGQDLDLFSIQDEAGGGLVFWHPKGAIVRNIIEESWKKMHVEHGYDLIYTPHIAKADLWKISGHLDFYRENMYDQMEIEDELYQLRPMNCPYHILLYQRKRQSYRDLPIRVAELGTVYRYELSGSLHGLFRVRGFTQDDAHIFCLEDQIKDEIRGVLDLTEEILSRFGFDKYEVNLSTRPEKSVGSDDIWEKATCALKDALDDKGWSYEVDEGGGAFYGPKIDLKIEDALGRKWQCSTIQVDFNLPQRFDITYVDTNSDKKRPIMIHRAVLGSLERFFGVLIEHYAGDFPLWLSPVQVRVLPVTDNQLEFCKEVSKKLKACGVRAELCHGERLPKLIRNAETQKIPLMAVVGPKEVETGTVTVRSRFGGELGTIPVDDFINKINIAVETRTAL; via the exons ATGGCCTCTTCTCGTTCTCttctcctttcctcttccttCCTCTCCAAACCCTCTTCCTTCACTTCTTCTCTAAGACGCTTCGTTTACCTTCCCTCTCCCACCCCCAGATTCTATCCAAAACGTCATGGTTTCTCCACCGTCTTCTCCGTCGTCACCGAGCCAGCAGCTATCTACAGCACCGCCCCCAAGAAGTCAGAGCCAGCGACCGTCCCGCTTCCCAGTAACGACTCATCCGACAAGCTCCTCAAAATTCGTCACACG TGTGCACATGTAATGGCCATGGCAGTTCAGAAACTCTTCCCTGATGCTAAAGTAACAATAGGTCCCTGGATTGACAACGGTTTCTACTACGATTTCGACATGGAGCCTCTAACTGACAAAGATCTCAAGAGGATCAAGAAAGAGATG GATCGTATCATTAGTCGGAACTTACCACTTCTACGAGAAGAAGTAACTAGAGAAGAAGCGCAGAGAAGGATCATGGCCATCAACGAGCCTTACAAGATGGAGATTCTCGAGAGTATCGAAGAAGAGCCCATCACCGTTTACCATATAG GTAACGAATGGTGGGATCTTTGCGCTGGACCTCACGTCGAAACCACAGGGAAGATCAACAAGAAAGCCGTCGAGCTAGAATCCGTCGCTGGCGCTTACTGGAGAGGAGACGAGAAGAGACAAATGCTTCAGAGGATCTACGGAACGGCTTGGGAGAGCGAAGAGCAGCTAAAAGCGTATCTCCACTTCAAGGAAGAAGCTAAACGGAGAGACCACAGACGCATTGGCCAAGACCTTGATCTCTTCTCGATCCAGGACGAAGCTGGAGGAGGGTTAGTGTTCTGGCATCCCAAAGGCGCCATCGTTAGAAACATAATCGAGGAGTCGTGGAAGAAGATGCACGTCGAACACGGTTATGATCTGATCTACACTCCTCACATCGCTAAAGCTGATCTGTGGAAGATCAGTGGTCACTTGGACTTCTACAGAGAGAACATGTACGATCAGATGGAGATCGAGGACGAGCTTTATCAGCTCAGGCCCATGAATTGTCCTTACCACATCTTGCTTTACCAAAGAAAACGTCAGTCATACAGAGATTTGCCCATAAGAGTTGCGGAGCTCGGTACAGTTTACAGATACGAGCTGTCTGGTAGCTTGCACGGTCTCTTCCGTGTCAGAGGGTTCACACAG gaCGATGCGCATATATTTTGTTTAGAGGATCAGATCAAAGACGAGATCAGAGGTGTGTTGGATCTCACGGAAGAGATATTGTCGAGGTTTGGGTTCGATAAGTATGAGGTGAACTTATCAACAAGACCTGAAAAATCAGTTGGGAGTGATGATATATGGGAGAAGGCAACGTGTGCGCTTAAGGATGCTTTGGATGATAAGGGATGGAGCTATGAGGTTGATGAAGGAGGTGGTGCCTTTTATGGACCGAAGATTGATCTTAAGATCGAAGATGCATTGGGAAGAAAATGGCAGTGCTCAACCATACAG GTTGACTTTAATCTTCCTCAGAGGTTTGACATTACTTATGTGGACACAAACTCGGATAAGAAACGCCCTATAATGATCCACAGGGCGGTTTTGGGTTCCTTAGAAAGATTTTTTGGGGTTCTCATTGAACATTACGCTGGGGATTTTCCATTATGGCTCTCTCCTGTTCAAGTTCGGGTTCTGCCCGTCACAGACAATCAG TTGGAGTTCTGCAAGGAAGTGAGTAAGAAGCTGAAAGCTTGTGGAGTGAGGGCTGAGCTGTGCCATGGAGAGAGGTTGCCAAAGCTCATAAGGAACGCAGAGACACAGAAAATCCCGTTAATGGCGGTTGTGGGCCCTAAGGAAGTCGAGACCGGAACTGTCACCGTTAGGTCGAGGTTTGGAGGAGAGCTCGGAACCATTCCTGTTGATGACTTCATCAACAAAATCAACATTGCAGTGGAAACAAGAACTGCTTTGTAA
- the LOC111204594 gene encoding N-acetyltransferase 9-like protein, with translation MGKTTTVTMKVSLEGKRVVLVPYMSEHVPKYHSWMQDPALLEATGSEPLSLDQEYEMQISWTQDPNKRTFIVLDKDFMEGDLAHGEPHVEGMAGDVNIYMNDVDDPKVAEVEIMIAEPRSRGKGIGKESALMMMGYAVKNLEIHKFTAKIGDSNTASLSLFRKLGFEDSSHSEIFKEVTLEYTVTNLRRAELVKSLEDVVTHTQSPDNKSD, from the exons ATGGGGAAGACGACAACAGTGACGATGAAAGTGAGCTTGGAAGGGAAGAGAGTGGTGTTGGTTCCGTACATGTCGGAACATGTCCCGAAGTACCACAGTTGGATGCAGGACCCTGCGCTTCTCGAAGCTACTGGATCTGAGCCGTTGAGTCTTGATCAGGAGTATGAGATGCAAATCTCTTGGACTCAAGATCCCAATA AGCGGACTTTCATTGTGTTGGACAAGGATTTCATGGAGGGAGACTTGGCTCATGGCGAACCTCATGTAGAAG GCATGGCAGGTGATGTGAACATTTACATGAACGATGTGGATGATCCTAAGGTTGCAGAGGTCGAAATAATGATAGCTGAGCCCAGAAG CCGTGGTAAAGGAATAGGAAAGGAATCTGCGTTGATGATGATGGGTTATGCTGTCAAGAACTTGGAGATTCACAAGTTCACAGCCAAGATTGGGGACTCAAACACAGCGTCCCTCAGCTTATTCCGCAAACTG GGTTTCGAGGACTCTTCTCACAGTGAAATCTTCAAAGAG GTTACACTAGAGTACACGGTGACAAATCTCCGTCGAGCTGAGCTCGTGAAGTCTTTGGAGGATGTTGTCACGCACACTCAATCTCCGGACAACAAATCAGATTAG
- the LOC106439801 gene encoding cytochrome b561 and DOMON domain-containing protein At2g04850, producing MTTTLTLTLTFLFLLLSPSVSGKCTTTTSTKTFEKCISLPTQQASIAWTYHPHNATLDLCFFGTFISPSGWVGWGINPDTPSQMTGSRVLIAFPDPNSGQLILLPYVLDSSVKLQKGPLLSRPLDLLRLSSSSASLYGGNMATIRNGASVQIYASVKLSSNNTKIHHVWNRGLYVQGYSPTIHPTTSTDLSSFSTFDVTSGFATVKRNSGSRALKVTHGVINAVAWGFLLPAGAVTARYLRQMQSIGPTWFYIHAAIQLTGFLLGTVGFSLGMVLGRNSPGVTYGLHRSLGIATFTLAALQTLALLFRPKTTNKFRRYWKSYHHFVGYGCVVMGVVNVFQGFDVLREGGSYAKLGYCMCLSTLVGVCVAMEVNSWVVFCRKAKEEKMKREGLTDDRCSSGIHS from the exons ATGACGACGACTTTAACGTTGACTCTAACATTTCTCTTCCTCCTTCTCTCGCCGTCAGTCTCCGGCAAGTGCACCACCACCACATCCACAAAAACCTTCGAGAAATGCATCTCTCTTCCCACACAACAAGCCTCAATCGCGTGGACATACCATCCACACAACGCGACCCTCGACCTCTGCTTCTTCGGAACATTCATCTCGCCTTCCGGGTGGGTCGGGTGGGGGATCAACCCGGATACTCCCTCCCAGATGACCGGCTCTCGAGTCCTCATCGCGTTTCCGGATCCTAACTCGGGTCAGCTCATCCTCCTCCCTTACGTTCTTGACTCTTCTGTCAAGCTCCAGAAAGGCCCTCTGCTTTCTCGTCCCCTTGACCTCCTCcgtctctcctcctcctccgcttcTCTGTACGGAGGGAACATGGCGACTATACGCAACGGCGCCTCCGTTCAGATTTACGCATCGGTGAAACTCTCCTCGAACAACACCAAGATCCACCATGTTTGGAACAGAGGTCTTTACGTTCAAGGTTACTCTCCCACCATCCATCCCACCACTTCCACTGATCTCTCCTCCTTCTCCACCTTCGATGTTACTTCAG GTTTTGCAACGGTTAAAAGAAACAGCGGTTCGAGAGCTTTGAAAGTGACACACGGAGTGATCAACGCGGTGGCGTGGGGTTTCCTCCTCCCGGCGGGAGCAGTAACAGCTCGATACCTTCGTCAGATGCAGTCAATAGGACCAACTTGGTTCTACATCCACGCAGCCATACAGCTAACCGGTTTCCTCCTCGGAACAGTCGGCTTCTCACTCGGGATGGTGCTCGGCCGGAACTCCCCCGGAGTGACCTACGGCTTACACCGGAGCCTCGGGATAGCAACGTTCACGCTGGCGGCGCTGCAAACGCTGGCTTTGCTGTTCAGACCAAAGACGACTAACAAGTTCAGGAGGTACTGGAAGTCTTACCATCATTTTGTCGGGTACGGTTGCGTGGTGATGGGCGTGGTGAATGTGTTTCAAGGGTTTGATGTTTTGAGGGAAGGAGGATCGTACGCAAAGCTTGGTTACTGTATGTGTCTGTCCACGCTGGTCGGTGTCTGTGTGGCGATGGAAGTTAACTCGTGGGTTGTGTTTTGCCGCAAGGCGAAagaggagaagatgaagagagaGGGCTTGACTGATGATAGATGCAGCAGTGGGATTCATTCATAG
- the LOC106426707 gene encoding pentatricopeptide repeat-containing protein At2g04860-like, translating into MRISKPITLFTKDISFYHSLLKSCVHGDNSSSPLTVFRDLLRSSLTPNHFTMSILLQASSTSIGSLKLVQTHLKKSGLDRFVYVKTSLLDLYLKMGFVATAGNLFDEMPERDTVAWNAMICGYSRNGYERDAWHLFIVMLRQGFLPSATTLANLLPFCGQCGFVSQGRSVHCIASKSGLEVDSQVKNALISFYSKCAELDSAEVLFTEMKDKSTVSWNTMIGAYSQRGLQEEAIAVFKNMLEMSVEISPVTVINLLSAHVSHEPLHSLVVKTGMVNDNSVITSLVCAYSRCGCLDSAERLYASAAQDSIVGLTSIVSSYAEKGDMDLVIAYFSKMRHLCMRIDAVALVGILHGCTNSSHVEIGTSLHGYAIQSGLCTQTLVVNGLITMYSKFDDIETVLFLFETLHETPLISWNSVISGCVQSGRASTAFEIFHQMSLSDGPVLPDAITISSLLAGCSQLSCLHLGKTLHGYILRNSFGNEKFVCTALIDMYAKCGNAELSERVFKTIDAPCTATWNSMISGYSLSGLQSRALSCYLEMREHGSKPDKITFLGVLSACTHGGLVDEGRVYFREMIKEFGMSPSLQHYALMVGLLGRACLFSEAVNLIWEMDMKADSAVWGALLSACIVNREVEMGEYVAKKMFMLDYRNGGLYVLMSNLYATEEMWDDVSRVRRMMKDNGYDGYLGVSQTL; encoded by the coding sequence ATGCGAATTAGCAAACCCATAACTCTTTTCACTAAAGACATTTCTTTCTACCATTCTCTCCTCAAGTCTTGTGTTCATGGTGATAACTCTTCTTCTCCACTCACAGTCTTTCGTGACTTACTTCGTTCCTCTCTCACACCAAACCATTTCACAATGTCCatccttctccaagcttcttCTACCTCTATCGGTTCGTTGAAGTTAGTCCAAACCCATCTCAAGAAATCAGGCCTTGATCGTTTTGTATATGTGAAAACATCCCTTCTCGATCTCTACTTGAAGATGGGTTTTGTAGCGACCGCAGGCAACctgttcgacgaaatgcctGAGAGAGACACCGTTGCTTGGAACGCAATGATCTGCGGGTATTCGCGCAATGGCTACGAGCGTGACGCGTGGCACCTCTTTATAGTAATGCTTCGACAAGGGTTTCTACCTTCCGCAACTACGCTTGCGAATTTGCTACCCTTTTGTGGACAATGCGGATTTGTTTCTCAAGGGAGGTCTGTTCATTGTATTGCTTCTAAGTCTGGCCTGGAGGTTGATTCTCAGGTCAAGAACGCGCTCATTTCGTTTTACTCAAAGTGTGCAGAGTTGGATTCAGCAGAGGTTTTGTTTACAGAGATGAAAGATAAAAGCACTGTTTCTTGGAATACGATGATCGGTGCTTATAGCCAGCGTGGTCTTCAGGAAGAGGCCATCGCTGTTTTCAAGAACATGTTGGAGATGAGCGTTGAGATTAGTCCGGTCACTGTTATTAATCTTCTTTCTGCTCATGTTAGTCACGAGCCGTTGCATAGTCTTGTTGTTAAAACTGGAATGGTGAATGATAACTCTGTGATTACTTCTTTGGTTTGTGCATATTCAAGGTGTGGGTGTTTGGATTCAGCAGAGCGTCTTTACGCATCTGCTGCTCAAGACAGTATCGTTGGTCTGACTTCGATTGTTTCAAGCTACGCCGAGAAAGGAGATATGGACTTAGTAATtgcttatttttctaaaatgcGACATCTGTGTATGAGAATCGATGCTGTCGCTTTGGTTGGGATTCTCCATGGATGTACAAACTCTTCCCACGTCGAGATTGGAACGTCGTTACATGGTTACGCGATTCAAAGCGGATTGTGCACACAAACGCTGGTTGTGAATGGACTTATAACAATGTACTCTAAGTTCGACGACATCGAGACCGTCCTGTTTTTGTTTGAGACACTGCACGAGACTCCTCTGATTAGCTGGAACTCAGTGATATCGGGGTGTGTACAGTCAGGAAGAGCGAGTACAGCCTTTGAGATCTTTCATCAGATGAGTTTAAGCGATGGACCTGTGCTTCCTGATGCTATCACCATATCGAGTTTACTTGCCGGCTGCTCCCAACTTTCGTGTTTGCATTTGGGGAAGACGCTTCATGGTTATATTCTTAGGAACAGTTTCGGAAACGAGAAGTTTGTTTGTACTGCTCTTATAGACATGTATGCTAAATGTGGAAACGCAGAGCTATCTGAAAGAGTGTTCAAGACCATTGATGCTCCGTGTACAGCAACGTGGAACTCGATGATATCAGGATACAGCTTATCAGGTTTGCAAAGCCGAGCTCTTTCTTGTTACTTGGAAATGAGAGAGCACGGATCGAAACCTGACAAGATCACCTTTCTGGGGGTTCTGTCCGCATGTACACACGGAGGTCTTGTCGATGAAGGGAGAGTATATTTCAGAGAAATGATCAAGGAGTTTGGGATGTCTCCAAGTTTACAGCATTATGCACTAATGGTTGGTTTGTTGGGTCGAGCTTGTTTGTTTAGTGAGGCGGTGAATTTGATTTGGGAGATGGATATGAAGGCGGATTCTGCAGTGTGGGGAGCTCTGCTTAGTGCTTGTATTGTGAACAGGGAGGTTGAGATGGGGGAATATGTAGCTAAGAAAATGTTTATGTTGGATTACAGGAACGGAGGGTTATATGTATTGATGTCAAACCTATATGCAACAGAAGAAATGTGGGACGATGTATCAAGGGTAAGGAGGATGATGAAAGATAATGGCTATGATGGTTACTTGGGAGTTAGTCAAACATTATAG
- the LOC106439799 gene encoding protein MAIN-LIKE 2 — translation MLMDVITNPGPLKDIVLYDQEKHVSSAVWDGQERGALRCHEHTSKLSEWKLNSKQIELVERAGFGYLRRIPAISLDNPLISALVERWRRETNTFHFTVGEMTVTLEDIALLLGLGIDGKPVIGFTYTTCSSVCERYLGQAPDSTYASGGMVKLSWLKETFSFCPDDASFEEVERRTRAYLLYLVGSTIFSTTTGNKVPVMYLPLFEDFDDAGTFAWGAAALAFLYRALGNASVKSQSTICGCLTLLQCWSYYHLNIGRPKLNREPVHDHFPFVLRWKGKQNGPTANRDVIFYRKALDVLKPSDVEWLPYENMDGRYIPEHIRNSLQLGRSRTMLISFDKAERHLPDRCLKQFGLVQGIPEDVHKWVRKSRGVDGGVNFSSKMEAELNEWEMRWDNIVPDDVLGVDEADYMRWYLGITRKVVGRPISLSSEFQRTIANVRDILELAENFPTHDLDLERGNMMARIISLAQDCLRDQVGVTPTESQQQIELGKRMRGKERVRRKGMGKRRKGIDPMEDYGGSEDESQFGGPVLEVDQLHLPLTHHGNSVYDGTHMYDPVTKVDDMELCDEIPQLPEAQDMNKIDGGSSSLDVVGTSNAMTGEESLGELPESYDVKREDRESKVEDNDAAKESNEENVNREEEDGIDMGENVAESSSLGRRGENSVVA, via the exons ATGCTGATGGACGTTATAACGAATCCTGGTCCACTCAAGGACATTGTCCTTTATGATCAAGAGAAACATGTCTCCTCTGCTGTCTGGGATGGCCAG GAGCGAGGTGCGTTGAGGTGTCACGAGCACACTTCCAAGTTAAGCGAGTGGAAGCTCAACTCAAAACAGATTGAGTTAGTGGAGAGAGCCGGTTTCGGGTACTTGAGACGTATCCCCGCCATTAGTCTCGACAACCCTCTCATCTCCGCCTTGGTGGAGCGGTGGAGGAGAGAGACCAACACTTTCCACTTCACCGTCGGTGAAATGACCGTGACTCTCGAGGACATCGCCCTCTTACTCGGGCTAGGGATCGACGGCAAGCCTGTGATCGGATTCACGTACACGACTTGTTCTTCGGTTTGCGAGAGGTACTTAGGCCAGGCACCTGATTCTACTTACGCTAGCGGCGGGATGGTGAAGCTCAGCTGGTTGAAAGAGACTTTCTCCTTCTGTCCTGACGACGCTTCTTTCGAAGAAGTTGAGAGGCGTACGAGGGCTTACCTCTTGTACTTGGTAGGGAGCACCATCTTCTCTACGACAACTGGGAACAAGGTCCCTGTTATGTATCTCCCGCTGTTCGAGGATTTTGATGATGCGGGAACGTTTGCTTGGGGTGCAGCTGCTTTGGCTTTCTTGTATAGAGCGCTTGGGAATGCTTCTGTTAAATCCCAAAGCACCATTTGTGGTTGCTTGACGCTCTTACAG TGTTGGAGTTACTATCACTTGAACATTGGACGGCCAAAGCTGAACCGTGAGCCAGTCCATGATCATTTCCCGTTTGTGCTTAGGTGGAAGGGTAAACAAAACGGTCCAACAGCAAACCGTGATGTGATCTTTTACCGGAAAGCACTGGACGTCTTGAAGCCATCTGAT GTGGAGTGGCTACCGTATGAAAACATGGACGGTAGATACATACCAGAACACATAAGAAACTCTCTGCAGTTAGGTAGATCGAGGACGATGCTGATATCTTTCGACAAGGCGGAGAGACACCTACCTGATCGCTGTCTGAAACAGTTTGGTTTGGTCCAAGGCATCCCGGAGGATGTGCACAAGTGGGTAAGAAAGTCCCGTGGAGTCGACGGAGGTGTGAACTTTTCAAGTAAAATGGAAGCAGAGCTAAACGAATGGGAGATGCGTTGGGACAATATAGTGCCTGATGACGTTCTTGGTGTTGATGAAGCGGACTACATGAGATGGTATCTAGGAATCACCCGCAAAGTTGTGGGAAGACCAATCTCTCTCTCAAGCGAGTTTCAAAGAACG ATTGCAAATGTGAGGGATATATTGGAGCTGGCTGAGAATTTTCCAACGCATGATTTGGACCTTGAAAGAGGGAACATGATGGCAAGGATCATCAGCCTTGCGCAAGATTGTCTGAGAGATCAAGTGGGAGTAACGCCAACGGAGAGCCAGCAGCAGATAGAGCTTGGGAAGAGGATGAGAGGTAAAGAGAGGGTGAGAAGGAAAGGGATGGGGAAGAGAAGGAAAGGTATTGATCCAATGGAAGACTACGGAGGTAGTGAAGATGAATCACAGTTTGGAGGACCTGTCCTTGAGGTTGATCAGTTGCATTTACCACTTACCCATCATGGGAACTCGGTGTACGATGGAACACATATGTACGATCCTGTGACCAAAGTGGATGACATGGAGCTTTGCGACGAGATACCTCAGTTGCCAGAGGCTCAAGACATGAACAAGATCGATGGTGGGTCGTCATCGCTGGATGTTGTTGGTACAAGCAATGCCATGACCGGCGAGGAGAGCCTAGGGGAACTGCCTGAGAGCTATGATGTGAAGAGAGAAGATAGAGAATCAAAGGTAGAAGACAATGATGCAGCAAAGGAAAGTAATGAAGAAAACGTGAacagagaggaagaagatggaaTAGACATGGGGGAAAATGTTGCAGAATCGTCTTCACTTGGAAGAAGAGGAGAGAACTCTGTCGTGGCTTGA